The Hymenobacter sp. GOD-10R genome includes a window with the following:
- a CDS encoding ribonuclease HII: MLLASHTGQRLEAGLDEAGRGCLAGPVFAAAVILPPDFAPAYLNDSKQMTAKRREAVRAEICREAVTWAVAEASPEEIAAVNIEQASYLAMHRAVAALDTTPTHLIVDGKRFRPYAGIDYSCLIGGDGRYRSIAAASVLAKTFRDERMRELAAEFPFYGWEQNAGYPTVRHRDAIRTHGPTVHHRMGFRLL; encoded by the coding sequence ATGCTACTTGCTTCCCACACTGGCCAGCGCTTAGAAGCCGGCCTCGACGAGGCTGGCCGGGGCTGCTTGGCCGGGCCCGTATTTGCCGCCGCTGTCATACTGCCACCCGATTTCGCACCAGCTTACCTCAACGATTCCAAACAGATGACAGCGAAGCGGCGAGAAGCTGTGCGGGCTGAAATCTGCCGGGAAGCAGTGACGTGGGCCGTGGCGGAAGCTTCACCGGAAGAAATAGCCGCCGTGAACATTGAGCAGGCTAGCTACCTAGCTATGCACCGAGCCGTAGCAGCGTTAGATACTACACCAACCCACTTGATTGTAGATGGCAAGCGCTTCCGGCCCTACGCAGGTATCGACTATAGTTGCCTAATCGGTGGCGATGGTCGCTACCGGAGCATTGCCGCCGCGTCGGTTTTAGCCAAAACGTTTCGGGACGAGCGAATGCGGGAGCTAGCGGCTGAGTTTCCGTTTTATGGCTGGGAGCAGAATGCCGGCTACCCAACGGTCCGCCACCGCGATGCTATCCGAACACACGGTCCTACAGTGCACCACCGAATGGGATTTAGGCTTTTGTAG
- a CDS encoding response regulator: protein MSTDPSPPCILLVEDDQMDIMNVQRELRKHNINVPMHIAGNGREALNLLRGENSQPKIDKPSVVMIDINMPRMNGLELLEALRSDPEFVGLNVFIMTTSDLEADRLKARELAVSGYIVKPLTFDKFGEGGSTVDGFSLFLDLLRLKD, encoded by the coding sequence ATGTCAACTGATCCTTCCCCACCTTGTATTCTGCTCGTCGAAGACGATCAGATGGATATCATGAATGTGCAGCGCGAGTTACGCAAGCACAACATCAACGTGCCGATGCATATTGCGGGCAATGGTCGCGAAGCGCTCAACCTCTTACGCGGCGAAAACAGCCAGCCGAAGATCGACAAACCGAGCGTGGTGATGATTGATATCAACATGCCCCGCATGAACGGTCTTGAACTGCTCGAAGCGCTCCGCTCCGACCCCGAGTTCGTGGGGTTGAACGTGTTCATCATGACTACTTCTGATCTAGAAGCCGACCGTCTCAAAGCGCGCGAGCTAGCCGTAAGCGGCTACATCGTCAAGCCACTCACCTTCGATAAGTTCGGGGAAGGTGGTTCTACCGTCGATGGCTTTAGCTTGTTCCTGGACCTGCTCCGCCTGAAGGACTAG
- a CDS encoding sensor histidine kinase — MKLKLSTKLIAGFLAILVLFAGVVLINYQLSRKVLRNAQRVAESQRITSEATSLVGGIIDMETGFRGYLLIGDAAILQPYYEGELRLLGRFVQLRSLLKSDSPQYERLVRAQRLFQQWSAYSHLMISEKREAKRRVPNQLGLQGMEHRLLAEGLTGKLMMDQIRVLFRGFDTTELKTRSELRRKLTDSINENRIISVTITLLASVLGVTWAIYITRLIARRIGKMADLAVRLADGDYKTRIEDTDYDELSQLADSMNTMSNTIGSTITQLERRNQELDQFAYVVSHDLKAPLRGIESATRWIEEDMGEELPPHIQEFLVLMRTRVHRMENLITGILELSRVGRVQQATERVNVRELLTEILDSLAPPEGFRLDLPTYLPTFVTPRVLLQQVFTNLISNALKYHDHPATGSVRVSCREDRQQYTFAVSDDGPGIAPEYHERIFLIFQTLTARDTLESTGVGLAIVKKIVEGQGGNIHVESSEGQGATFIFTWPKLSVQPPAAVPASNAELAQSKS; from the coding sequence ATGAAGCTGAAGCTTTCCACTAAACTCATTGCTGGTTTCTTAGCCATTCTGGTGCTGTTTGCCGGCGTTGTCCTCATCAACTACCAGTTGTCGCGCAAGGTGCTGCGCAATGCACAACGCGTAGCCGAGTCACAGCGGATTACCAGCGAAGCAACCTCGTTAGTGGGCGGCATCATTGACATGGAAACGGGCTTCCGCGGCTACTTGCTGATCGGCGACGCGGCCATTTTGCAGCCTTACTACGAAGGCGAGCTTCGGTTGCTAGGTCGTTTCGTGCAGCTGCGCAGTCTGCTCAAATCCGATTCGCCGCAATACGAGCGACTCGTACGCGCACAGCGCTTGTTTCAGCAGTGGTCTGCTTACTCTCATCTGATGATCAGTGAGAAACGGGAGGCAAAGCGGCGCGTTCCTAACCAGCTAGGTCTGCAAGGAATGGAGCACCGGCTGCTGGCGGAAGGCCTCACGGGCAAGCTCATGATGGACCAGATTCGCGTACTGTTTCGCGGCTTCGATACCACTGAGCTCAAGACGCGTAGCGAGTTGCGCAGGAAGCTGACGGACAGCATTAATGAGAACAGAATCATTTCCGTTACCATCACGCTGCTGGCGAGTGTGCTAGGTGTTACGTGGGCCATCTACATTACCCGGCTCATTGCGCGGCGTATTGGCAAAATGGCGGACCTAGCCGTCCGCCTGGCGGATGGCGATTATAAAACGCGCATTGAGGATACCGACTACGACGAGCTTAGCCAACTGGCCGATTCGATGAATACCATGTCGAATACCATTGGCTCGACGATCACGCAGCTAGAGCGCCGCAATCAAGAGCTAGATCAGTTCGCCTACGTGGTGTCGCACGACTTGAAAGCGCCGCTACGAGGAATTGAGAGTGCCACGCGCTGGATTGAAGAAGATATGGGTGAGGAATTGCCGCCTCACATTCAGGAATTTCTCGTGCTCATGCGCACCCGGGTGCACCGCATGGAAAACCTGATTACAGGCATTCTGGAATTATCCCGGGTGGGACGCGTGCAGCAAGCAACCGAGCGCGTGAACGTGCGGGAGCTGCTTACGGAAATTCTGGATTCACTGGCGCCACCCGAGGGTTTTCGGCTAGACCTTCCCACCTACTTGCCTACGTTTGTCACGCCGCGAGTATTACTTCAGCAAGTGTTTACCAACCTGATCAGCAACGCGCTCAAGTATCACGACCACCCGGCTACGGGTAGCGTGCGCGTTAGCTGCCGCGAAGATCGGCAGCAATACACCTTCGCCGTGAGCGACGACGGTCCGGGCATTGCCCCGGAGTATCACGAGCGTATCTTCCTCATTTTTCAAACACTCACGGCGCGCGATACCCTTGAAAGTACGGGTGTGGGGCTAGCTATTGTAAAGAAGATTGTGGAGGGCCAGGGCGGCAACATCCACGTAGAGTCAAGCGAGGGACAAGGAGCTACCTTCATCTTTACGTGGCCCAAGCTTAGCGTTCAGCCTCCGGCTGCCGTTCCAGCTAGCAACGCAGAGTTAGCTCAATCTAAATCTTAA
- a CDS encoding CZB domain-containing protein: MHDDIKQDFETASVKHFLFKSKLRSFLYGSDTAEGPIRDPSMCALGKWINERALVTYKHLPESHELNRVHQQIHYKANQLMDLHLAGKTEQAITGLADVQVMADRIVQLLRAMEDKLRHGR; the protein is encoded by the coding sequence ATGCACGATGATATCAAACAGGACTTTGAGACTGCTTCTGTAAAGCATTTTCTTTTCAAGTCCAAGCTCCGCTCTTTTCTCTACGGCAGCGATACAGCTGAAGGCCCTATTCGTGACCCCAGTATGTGCGCCCTTGGTAAGTGGATCAACGAGCGGGCGCTTGTGACCTACAAGCACTTACCCGAATCGCACGAGTTGAACCGAGTACACCAACAAATCCACTACAAAGCTAATCAGCTGATGGATCTGCATTTGGCAGGCAAAACAGAACAGGCCATTACCGGCCTAGCCGACGTACAAGTCATGGCCGACCGTATCGTACAACTTCTCCGTGCTATGGAAGATAAGTTGCGCCACGGTCGCTGA